In one Carassius auratus strain Wakin unplaced genomic scaffold, ASM336829v1 scaf_tig00216683, whole genome shotgun sequence genomic region, the following are encoded:
- the LOC113098806 gene encoding uncharacterized protein LOC113098806: MADKRHMCLLGRIILCALLTGISGAEVTHVFFSSGGDVRLSCNNALSGCTSTTWMYSRPSETAVELIAGGVKKTDTERHERLSLGSDCSLNIKKVTKEDRGLYLCRRYVNTTHHVDDARVSLHVLHVSSSSSQSEIRSGRSLTLSCQLYNDDRVSCATSVRSEGLDLIWVNQAGVNLQTDSRFHISFSSGQCNISLTTTLLNEDHNREWRCHLKLRDQLKTSATYTVKYPTPSETNPPSPVTSSKSASAPTQAGPESAVKINVYCDLKTSLRYTDMCSDNNTTFL; encoded by the exons gTATCAGTGGAGCAGAAGTGACTCATGTGTTCTTCAGTTCTGGTGGAGATGTCCGTCTGTCCTGTAATAATGCTCTTTCTGGCTGCACATCAACAACATGGATGTACAGCAGACCGTCAGAGACAGCAGTTGAACTGATTGCTGGAGGAGTAAAgaagactgacacagagagacacgagagactgagtctgggctctgactgctctctgaacatcaagaaagtcacaaaagaagatcGTGGACTTTACCTCTGCAGACGATATGTGAATACAACACATCATGTAGATGATGCACGTGTTTCtctgcatgttcttcatg TGTCTTCATCATCCTCACAGTCTGAGATCAGATCAGGCCGCTCTCTGACTCTCTCCTGTCAGTTATATAATGATGATCGAGTCTCTTGTGCTACTTCAGTCCGTTCTGAGGGTCTTGATCTGATCTGGGTGAATCAGGCTGGTGTGAATCTGCAGACAGACTCCAGATTTCACATCTCATTCTCCTCAGGACAGTGTAACATCTCTCTGACTAcaacactcctgaatgaagaTCACAACAGAGAGTGGAGATGTCACCTTAAACTCAGAGATCAACTGAAGACCTCAGCCACATATACTGTCAAGTATCCaa CTCCAAGCGAAACAAATCCACCGTCTCCAGTCACCAGCTCTAAATCAGCTTCAGCTCCTACACAAGCAGGTCCAGAATCAGCTGTTAAGATCAATGTTTACTGTGACCTGAAGACCTCACTCAGATACACTGACATGTGTTCAGATAACAACACTACATTTCTTTAA